The Saccopteryx leptura isolate mSacLep1 chromosome 2, mSacLep1_pri_phased_curated, whole genome shotgun sequence genome has a window encoding:
- the ZNHIT3 gene encoding zinc finger HIT domain-containing protein 3, translating to MSSLNGSTVICVICLEKPKYRCPACRVPYCSVTCFRKHKEQCSAELRPVEKKINSAVSAKTVKPVENKDDDDSVADFLNSDEEEDRVSLQKLKNLGESAALRSLLLNPHLRQLMVSLDQADNKATLMRACMQEPLFVEFADCCLRIVEPSQNEES from the exons ATGTCGTCGCTCAACGGTAGCACCGTCATCTGCGTGATCTGCTTGGAGAAGCCCAAATACCGCTGCCCCGCCTGCCGCGTGCCCTA CTGCTCCGTGACCTGTTTCCGGAAGCACAAAG AACAATGCAGTGCTGAACTTCGTCctgttgagaaaaaaataaactcagctGTTTCTGCAAAAACTGTAAAGCCTGTGGAAAACAAAG ATGATGATGACTCTGTAGCTGATTTTCTCAATAGTGATGAGGAAGAGGACAGAGTTTCTTTGCAGAAATTAAAGAATTTAG GGGAGTCTGCAGCATTAAGAAGCTTATTGCTCAATCCACACCTGAGACAGCTGATGGTCAGCCTCGATCAGGCGGACAACAAGGCCACGCTCATGAGAGCCTGCATGCAGGAGCCCTTGTTTGTGGAGTTTGCCGACTGCTGTTTAAGGATCGTGGAACCATCCCAGAACGAGGAGTCTTAA